The sequence GGCCGGTCCGGCCCGCGCCGTTCGCCCTGGACGAGCTGCACACCGACCCCGCGCGCCCCAATCCTCCCAAACGCATGGCTCCGGCGGCCAGTTGGGACGGGATCTTCCAGCGGATCGACAAGGGGATGCACCTCTACCACAAGGTCGCGCCGCGTCCGTTGAGACGCATCGCGATGAACGCGGCGGCCCGCTGGATCATCGAGCGCCAGGAGAACGACGGTTGCTGGGGCGGCATCCAGCCACCCGCGGTCTACTCCATCATCGCCCTCCATCTGCTCGGCTACGACCTGGACCACCCGGTGATGCGGGCCGGGCTCGCCTCGCTGGACCGGTTCGCCGTGTGGCGCGAGGACGGCGCCCGCATGATCGAGGCGTGCCAGTCGCCCGTCTGGGACACCTGCCTCGCCACCATCGCACTCGCCGACGCGGGGCTCCCGCCCGACCACCCGGCGCTCGTGAGGGCCGCCGACTGGATGCTCGGCGAGGAGATCGCACGGCCCGGCGACTGGTCCGTGCGCAAGCCCGAACTCAAGCCGGGCGGCTGGGCGTTCGAATTCCACAACGACAACTATCCGGATATCGACGACACGGCCGAAGTGGTCCTGGCGCTGCGCCGGGTCGCGCATCCCGACCCCGCCCGGCTGGAAGCCGCGATCGAGCGCGGAGTGCGCTGGAACCTCGGTATGCAGTCCCGCAACGGGGCCTGGGGCGCGTTCGACGCGGACAACACCAGCCCGTTCCCCAACCGTCTGCCGTTCTGCGACTTCGGGGAGGTCATCGATCCGCCGTCGGCCGATGTCACCGGCCATGTCGTGGAGATGCTCGCCGTGGAGGGCCGGTCCCGGCACCCCCGTACCCGGCGGGGCATCGAGTGGCTGCTCGCCGAACAGGAGGCGTGCGGCGCCTGGTTCGGCCGCTGGGGCGTCAACTACGTCTACGGGACAGGATCCGTGGTGCCCGCGCTGGTCGCCGCCGGACTGCCCGCGGGTCACCCGTCGATCCGCCGGGCCGTGAGCTGGCTCAAGTCCGTCCAGAACGACGACGGCGGCTGGGGCGAGGACCTGCGCTCCTACCAGGAGGAGAAGTGGATCGGACACGGTGAGTCGACCGCGTCCCAGACCGCCTGGGCGCTGCTGGCACTCCTCGCCGCGGGCGAACACGACAGCCCCTCGGTGACCCGTGGCGTCACCTGGCTGTCCGAGACCCAGCAGGCCGACGGCTCCTGGGACGAGCCGTACTTCACCGGGACCGGCTTCCCCTGGGACTTCTCCATCAACTACCACCTCTACCGGCAGGTCTTCCCGCTCACCGCGCTGGGGCGCTATGTGTACGGCGATCCGTTCGCCGGCCGCACGTCCGTCGGCGAGGGGGCCTGATGGGCGATGCACCGAGGCCGTCCGGGCCCGCCGCACCGCTGCTGATCGCCTGCGCCCTCGGCATCGAACAGCTCGCCCTGCGCAGTGCCCGGGGCGGCGGTGCCCCGGGCCCGGTGAGCGTCATCCGGACCGGGATGGGCCCGAAGGCCGCCGAGACGGCCATGGGGCGCTCGCTGGGCCGGGACGGAGCGCGGGGCGCCGCGGTCATCGCTTCCGGCTTCTGCGCCGGACTGGCCCCCGGGATGCACCCCGGGGACCTGGTCGTCGCCGAGGAGACCCGGGACGCGACCGGCTCCACCGTCTGCACCGGCACGGGTCTGCTCGTCGCGGCCCTCGCCAGGGCGGTGCCCGGCCGCACCGTCCACACCGGGCCGCTGTTCGGCTCCGACCATGTCGTACGAGGGCCCGAGCGGGCCGAGCTGAGGGCCACCGGCGCCATCGCGGTGGACATGGAGTCCGCCGCCACACTGCGCACCGCCCTGCACCACGGTCCACGCCCGGTTGCGGCCGTACGGGTGGTCGTGGACGCTCCAGAGCATGAGCTCGTCCGCATCGGTACGGTCCGCGGTGGAATATCAGCCTTCCGCGTTCTCCGTGCCGTCCTGCCGGCTTTCCATGAATGGCACCGATCTTTGCTGCTCCCCAGGAGGTGAGCCAGATGGCCATGCCGCTTCGTCAGTCCATCAAGGTTGCGACGTACCTCATTGAACAAAAGCTCCGCAGGCGAGAGAAGTTCCCGCTCATTGTCGAGCTGGAGCCCTTGTTCGCCTGCAATCTGGCCTGTGAGGGATGCGGGAAGATCCAGCATCCGGCCGGAGTCCTGAAACAGCGCATGCCGGTCGCCCAGGCCGTCGGCGCGGTGCTCGAATCGGGCGCGCCGATGGTCTCCATCGCGGGTGGTGAGCCGCTGATGCACCCGCAGATCGATGAAATCGTGCGTCAGCTCGTCGCGAAGAAGAAATACGTCTTCCTCTGCACCAACGCGATGCTCATGCGGAAGAAGCTCGACAAATTCACACCGTCGCCCTACTTCGCCTTCGCCGTGCACATCGACGGGCTGCGAGAACGGCACGACGAATCGGTCGCCAAGGAAGGCGTCTTCGACGAGGCGGTGGCGGCGATGAAGGAGGCCAAGAGCCGCGGATTCCGCGTCACCACGAACTCGACCTTCTTCAACACCGATACCCCGCAGACCATCATCGAGGTCCTCAACTTCCTCAATGACGATCTGAAGGTCGACGAGATGATGATCTCGCCCGCCTACGCGTACGAGAAGGCACCCGACCAGGAGCACTTCCTCGGCGTCGAGCAGACCCGCGAGCTGTTCAAGAAGGCCTTCGCGGGCGGCAACCGGGCCCGCTGGCGGCTGAACCACTCGCCGCTCTTCCTGGACTTCCTGGAAGGCAAGGCGGACTTCTCCTGCACCGCGTGGGCGATCCCGAACTACTCGCTCTTCGGCTGGCAGCGCCCCTGCTACCTGATGAGCGACGGATACGTCCCGACGTACCGTCAGCTCATCGAGGAGACCGACTGGGAGAAGTACGGCCGGGGCAAGGACCCACGCTGCGCCAACTGCATGGCGCACTGCGGATACGAGCCCACGGCGGTGCTCGCCACCATGGGGTCGCTGAAGGAGTCCCTGAGGGCCGCACGGGAGACCGTCACCGGCAACCGGTGACGTCCTGACCGCCGGAGAACCGGGACGCCGGTTCTCCCCGTCCCGCCGGCCCGGCCGCCCGGACGCGCCGCCCCTCGTGGCGCGTCCGGGCCGGGCCGGCGGCCCAGCTGGACCTGCCGAAGGAGAGAACGGGCGATGAAGGACGGCGAATCCGGGGGCTTCGACCTCACGCGGCTCCTCGCGGAACGCGGCGCCGAACGCTACGAGCTGCACGCACGGCACCTCAACCACCAACTGCCGCGGATGCTGCACACCATCGGCTTCGACAAGGTGTACGAGCGGGCCGAGGGCGCGTACTTCTGGGACGCCGACGGCAACGACTACCTCGACATGCTCGCCGGATTCGGGGTGATGGGCCTGGGGCGGCACCACCCCGTCGTCCGCAAGGCCCTGCACGACGTCCTGGACGCCTCGCTGGCCGACCTCACCCGCTTCGACTGCCAGCCGCTGCCGGGACTGCTCGCCGAGAAACTGCTCACCCACAGCCCGCATCTGGACCGGGTCTTCTTCGGCAACAGCGGCACGGAGGCGGTCGAGACGGCGCTGAAGTTCGCCCGCTACGCCACCGGGAA is a genomic window of Streptomyces sp. NBC_01237 containing:
- the shc gene encoding squalene--hopene cyclase, giving the protein MTATTDGSTGAANPRAASDGDPTESNIAADGVLAVARRAAERSVEHLLGRQDEQGWWKGDLATNVTMDAEDLLLRQFIGIQDPATVQASARFIRGEQLGDGTWATFYGGPGDLSATIEAYVALRLAGDRPDDPHMARAAGWVREQGGIAAARVFTRIWLALFGWWKWDDLPELPPELMFFPKWLPLNIYDFGCWARQTIVPLTVVSAKRPVRPAPFALDELHTDPARPNPPKRMAPAASWDGIFQRIDKGMHLYHKVAPRPLRRIAMNAAARWIIERQENDGCWGGIQPPAVYSIIALHLLGYDLDHPVMRAGLASLDRFAVWREDGARMIEACQSPVWDTCLATIALADAGLPPDHPALVRAADWMLGEEIARPGDWSVRKPELKPGGWAFEFHNDNYPDIDDTAEVVLALRRVAHPDPARLEAAIERGVRWNLGMQSRNGAWGAFDADNTSPFPNRLPFCDFGEVIDPPSADVTGHVVEMLAVEGRSRHPRTRRGIEWLLAEQEACGAWFGRWGVNYVYGTGSVVPALVAAGLPAGHPSIRRAVSWLKSVQNDDGGWGEDLRSYQEEKWIGHGESTASQTAWALLALLAAGEHDSPSVTRGVTWLSETQQADGSWDEPYFTGTGFPWDFSINYHLYRQVFPLTALGRYVYGDPFAGRTSVGEGA
- a CDS encoding phosphorylase family protein, which codes for MGDAPRPSGPAAPLLIACALGIEQLALRSARGGGAPGPVSVIRTGMGPKAAETAMGRSLGRDGARGAAVIASGFCAGLAPGMHPGDLVVAEETRDATGSTVCTGTGLLVAALARAVPGRTVHTGPLFGSDHVVRGPERAELRATGAIAVDMESAATLRTALHHGPRPVAAVRVVVDAPEHELVRIGTVRGGISAFRVLRAVLPAFHEWHRSLLLPRR
- the hpnH gene encoding adenosyl-hopene transferase HpnH, whose protein sequence is MAMPLRQSIKVATYLIEQKLRRREKFPLIVELEPLFACNLACEGCGKIQHPAGVLKQRMPVAQAVGAVLESGAPMVSIAGGEPLMHPQIDEIVRQLVAKKKYVFLCTNAMLMRKKLDKFTPSPYFAFAVHIDGLRERHDESVAKEGVFDEAVAAMKEAKSRGFRVTTNSTFFNTDTPQTIIEVLNFLNDDLKVDEMMISPAYAYEKAPDQEHFLGVEQTRELFKKAFAGGNRARWRLNHSPLFLDFLEGKADFSCTAWAIPNYSLFGWQRPCYLMSDGYVPTYRQLIEETDWEKYGRGKDPRCANCMAHCGYEPTAVLATMGSLKESLRAARETVTGNR